In the genome of Streptomyces aquilus, the window CGTTCCTCGACGACGTGACCGAGATCCAGGTGGACACCCCCTACGGCCCGCCCAGCGACTCCCTCTTCCTCGGTGACGTGGCGGGCCGACGCGTCGCGTTCCTGCCCCGGCACGGACGCGGCCACCATCTTCCGCCGCACCGGATCAACTACCGCGCCAATCTGTGGGCGCTGCGGTCGGTGGGCGCCCGCCAGATCCTCGGGCCCTGCGCCGTGGGCGGACTGCGCCCCGAGTACGGGCCCGGCACGCTGCTCGTACCGGATCAGCTGGTCGACCGTACGAAGTCCCGGGCGGGCACGTACTTCGACGGGCTCCCGCTGCCCGGCGGCAACGTGCCCAACGTGGTGCATGTGTCGCTGGCCGACCCGTACTGCCCCGTCGGCAGGACGGCGGCGCTGAAGGCGGCGCGCGGGCGGGACTGGGAAGCCGTGGACGGCGGGACGCTGGTCGTGATCGAGGGGCCGCGCTTCTCGACCCGTGCCGAATCGTTGTGGCACCAGGCGCAGGGCTGGTCGGTGGTGGGCATGACCGGCCACCCCGAGGCGGCGCTCGCCCGTGAACTCGAACTCTGTTACACCTCGTTGACGCTGGTCACGGACCTCGACGCGGGCGCCGAGACCGGTGAGGGCGTCTCGCACGACGAGGTGCTGCGGGTCTTCGCGGCCAACGTCGACCGGCTGCGGGGTGTGCTGTTCGACGCGGTGGCCGCACTGCCGGCGAACGAGGAGCGGGACTGCCTGTGCACAACGGCCCTCGGCGGGATGGATCCGGGCTTCGCACTGCCCTGACGCGGCACGGGCAGTGCGCCTGAAGGGCGGAACTGCCCGTTCGGGTGAGGGAGTTGTCCACAACCAGTCGGTCGTCCACCTGCCTCGGCGGGATTCGGCACCAGGCCTCATCGTGGCCTTGCAAGCCGGTCCCTCGTCACAGGTG includes:
- a CDS encoding S-methyl-5'-thioadenosine phosphorylase — translated: MANAEIGVIGGSGFYSFLDDVTEIQVDTPYGPPSDSLFLGDVAGRRVAFLPRHGRGHHLPPHRINYRANLWALRSVGARQILGPCAVGGLRPEYGPGTLLVPDQLVDRTKSRAGTYFDGLPLPGGNVPNVVHVSLADPYCPVGRTAALKAARGRDWEAVDGGTLVVIEGPRFSTRAESLWHQAQGWSVVGMTGHPEAALARELELCYTSLTLVTDLDAGAETGEGVSHDEVLRVFAANVDRLRGVLFDAVAALPANEERDCLCTTALGGMDPGFALP